AGCCAGAAGATGAAAGAGAGGAAGAGGAGATATACGAGAAAGAGAGGAATGCTGGTGGCGAAATAGGAGGTAAAAGTGGAGTCAACAAGGACATCAAACATGGCAAGTCCATCTCTAAGCTGCAAGATGTAAGTTCCAAAATGAGTGACTTGGAGAACTCTAAGAAACGTATCAAAGCTTTAGAAGCGAGAAACGAAGAATTAAGACGTGAATTAAGCACAAGCAAttctaaaattgaaattgaaattgaaaaggcaaagCAAGAACAACAGCAGACAATTTCTAATTTAGAAAGTGAAAATGTGCTACTTATTGCAAAACTTGAAAACGAACGTCAGATCAGCTCCAAATTAAGAGAAGATATATCCAAAGTAAAGGCCGAGTTTGATCATGAAACCAATCTCTTGAATGaccaaattgatgaattgaaacaatttAAGGATAAGTCCTTTGATTAcgatgaaattaaaaaggAATTGGAACTTCTGAAGCAGATTCAATTTGATGACAGTACGGAAGAAACAAGCTCGATAGATAAGATAGAGTCAGCTATagttcaaagaaataaaaagctGAACGCTCAAATTGTCGAGCTCAAACAACAGAATGAGAAATCAATCCATCAAGTCGATTCACTCAATGAGAAAATTAAGGAGTTTGAAGCAACCATTGAGCAATTAAAAGATGCCAACCAAAGATTGGAGAATGATTTAATAGATTTTGATCATTCCACAAGCCACAATGATGATAAATGGGATACAATGTCCATGATTTCATCAGTAGCTGGTCATACAAATGGTAGAGTCTCTCCTTCTGGTTCGATTACTGGCACTATAGTAAATACTTCGTCGAATGACTCTACGTTATTGCCAATTATAACTCAACAAAGAGATAGGTTTCGtaacagaaacaaagagTTGGAGGAcgaaaacaagaaacattttaataaaatcattgagttaaagagagaaatcaaCACCTTAAAAAATGACAATCGACAATTGTATGAGAAGATACGATTTCTACAATTCCATCAATCAAAGACAAATATGGAACAAAACCATGGTATagacattgaaaataaGTACAAGTCGGATTACGAGCATGAACTACATCCAATTGAGCAGTTCAGATTGATGGAAACCAGGAgaatcaattccaaaatcacTCCATGGGATAGAATATTTATCCAAGTGACCCGGACCATTTTAAGCACACCGTATACGAGATGGCTCTTTGTGGCTTATTGTTGTGGACTCCACTTGCTTGTTATGGTAATGTCTTTGACTCTGATGAGTGGGCCTTCAAATATAGTGGAGGTTTCTTCAAGCCCACTAACGGCAGACCTTTCTGGGAACTTAGACCATGACATGAAAATATTGTAAGAACTGTGAAAATAGTGATAAACTCACACTGCGGATTCTCCACACCAACaaaaattagagaaaaacaatagaaaatgtaacgaaaagaaaaagaaaaagccATTGTGAAATATTCCCTCAGTCCAAGAAAGCTTGATTACCACAATGGTCGGGGGTCCGTGTACATGAATAAATTCTGGACACCCGAAGAGAGGGACAGTACAGCATGAGTTTACCATTGCTGTCACTTATATATTTCGCCGTTGTTCCACCATTtcatcttttgtttcttcttctattttttctcCCATCTTTTCGgtctttctccttctctcACACTTCTCGTACCTCCCCTTTATTTCTTTACTCTTTCAACCTGtatatttcttcaaatatgaGTAAGCCAAAAGTCTTGTTGATTGGATTCGGTGGTGTTGGAACCATTGTATCTTACACTTTGGAGCACCTTGGCCGTGCCGAGGTCTCTGCAGTTTCACGCCCAGAGACCCATGACTCTATAGTAAATGGATTTCGTATCGAGTCCATTGACTATGGTATCGTTGAGAACTATGTTCCGACCAACGTTTATGTCACAGCAAAAGAAGCTTACAAACAACAAGGCCCATTTGATTATATCATTATCACCACAAAGAATATCCCTGATATTGCACCAGTTGTTGATATGATTGATGGGTGCTTCAACGAGAAATCCGTTATTGTGTTGATTCAAAATGGCATTGGGattgaaattccaatttaTAGGAGATATCCAAACGCAATTATATTAAGTGGGGTCACGTTGATTGGCACAACGTTGTACGAAGCTACAGTCAAGCATGTCGCAAGGGATGATATCAAGTTTGGGCCTTTTATCAACTATAACTTGGATAAACAGCTGCAGATTAACAAGTGTAAGGAATTTATTGAACTTTATGAAAACGACAAAAACTTGGTTGAATATGAGGAAGATGTCAAGTTTACCAGATGGAGGAAACTCGTCTACAATGCCTGTATCAATACAACCTGTGCGCTAGCTAATCTAGATGCAGGTAGAGTGCAGATATTTGGCGGATTCGAGACCCTCGTCAAACCTGCCATGTTGGAAGTCATTGCGGTTGCTAAAAGTGAGGGTGTTGAATTACCAGCAAAGGAAGTGATGGATACCATGTGCAATATGGGCAAAGATGTCTACTATCCACCTTCCATGTTGATTGATGTTCGGAACGGCACGTACCTGGAACATATTGTCATCATTGGCAATGTTGTCAAA
The Pichia kudriavzevii chromosome 2, complete sequence DNA segment above includes these coding regions:
- a CDS encoding uncharacterized protein (PKUD0B09580; Pfam Domains: ApbA_C(2.2e-31)|ApbA(1.2e-19)), whose protein sequence is MSLPLLSLIYFAVVPPFHLLFLLLFFLPSFRSFSFSHTSRTSPLFLYSFNLYISSNMSKPKVLLIGFGGVGTIVSYTLEHLGRAEVSAVSRPETHDSIVNGFRIESIDYGIVENYVPTNVYVTAKEAYKQQGPFDYIIITTKNIPDIAPVVDMIDGCFNEKSVIVLIQNGIGIEIPIYRRYPNAIILSGVTLIGTTLYEATVKHVARDDIKFGPFINYNLDKQLQINKCKEFIELYENDKNLVEYEEDVKFTRWRKLVYNACINTTCALANLDAGRVQIFGGFETLVKPAMLEVIAVAKSEGVELPAKEVMDTMCNMGKDVYYPPSMLIDVRNGTYLEHIVIIGNVVKYGSRNGVPIPTLTVLNNLLKLVQMRTMEANKRFVLPEKRPLPEENYQIEYLY
- a CDS encoding uncharacterized protein (PKUD0B09570; similar to Saccharomyces cerevisiae YKL179C (COY1); ancestral locus Anc_1.162), translating into MTTIDTVDTSVLFEKALHAWTTLDLPRLQRELDDKVVDIRESQNESLLDRKKLATKTKEFKKLEDEEKIGEINPLLKLYQNQIDSLNKKNKNVESLLFKIYKLIADAPDPKTLLKIGMNSIVEAQKMDDIIREKQLLEEKLMKYADYDQIKTQLFNSQKKMDDLMELQLKAKDNEWSSILDEKEKNWNKNEFELNEKLEKLNTKIVELETNEKMLKLKLKKRSNVFEDEDDEDDRREEEPEDEREEEEIYEKERNAGGEIGGKSGVNKDIKHGKSISKLQDVSSKMSDLENSKKRIKALEARNEELRRELSTSNSKIEIEIEKAKQEQQQTISNLESENVLLIAKLENERQISSKLREDISKVKAEFDHETNLLNDQIDELKQFKDKSFDYDEIKKELELLKQIQFDDSTEETSSIDKIESAIVQRNKKLNAQIVELKQQNEKSIHQVDSLNEKIKEFEATIEQLKDANQRLENDLIDFDHSTSHNDDKWDTMSMISSVAGHTNGRVSPSGSITGTIVNTSSNDSTLLPIITQQRDRFRNRNKELEDENKKHFNKIIELKREINTLKNDNRQLYEKIRFLQFHQSKTNMEQNHGIDIENKYKSDYEHELHPIEQFRLMETRRINSKITPWDRIFIQVTRTILSTPYTRWLFVAYCCGLHLLVMVMSLTLMSGPSNIVEVSSSPLTADLSGNLDHDMKIL